CAGCGCGTCTCGATCGCACGCGCCCTCATGAACGGCGGCCAGATCATCCTTGCCGACGAACCCACCGGCGCGCTCGACAGCCAGAGCGGCCGCGATGTGATGGCGACGCTCCGGCGCATGAATGGCGAAGGCCACACCGTCATCATCATCACCCACGCGCCGGAACTTGCCGAGGCTGCAGACCGGGTGATCGAGATCAGCGACGGCCGCATCACCGCCGACCGGATGACCGGCAATGTCCACCGCATGGCAAGAGGCGTCGTCAAGCCGGCCGTGAAGGCCAAGGGCACGGCCGCCATCTCGACCGACCTTGCCGAAGCCGTGCGCATGTCGTTCCGGGCCTTGAAATCCAACCTCTTCCGCACCGTCCTGACCTTGCTCGGCATCGTCATCGGCGTCAGCTCCGTCGTCGCCATGCTGGCGATCGGCACCGGCGCGCAGGATCAGGTCTTGAGCCGCATTTCCGCCATGGGCTCGAACCTGCTCGTGGTCCGGCCCAATATGTCCAATTTCCGTGGCGGCGAGGGCGGCAGCATCGTCTCGTTGATCCCGTCTGATGCCGACGCCATTCTCAATCTGCCGAATATCAGCTTTGCGGTACCGGAAATGCAGAGCACGCTGACGGTGCGGGCCGGAAACAAGGATACCCAGACGACCGTTAACGGCACGGTGCCGCAGTTCACAACGGCCAAGTCCTGGGAGGTGGAGGACGGCGCCTTCATCGAAAAAGCCGACATGGACAGCTACGCCAGCGTCGCCGTGCTCGGACGCACGGTTGCCGATGCGCTGTTTCCTGACGGCGCCGATCCGCTCGGCCAGTATATCCTGATCAAGAACATTCCCTTCCAGGTCATCGGCGTGATGGCCAAGAAAGGCGCGACTGCCGGCGGCAACGATCAGGACGATACCGTTCTGGTGCCGCTTTCGACCGGCAACCTGCGTCTGTTCGGGGCAAGAAACGTCCGCTCCATCACCGTGCAGGTTAAGGATGATGGCGCCATCAACGTCACCCAGGATCAGATTCAGGCATTGCTGGATGAACGTCACAATCGGCAGGATACGCAGATCACCAATCTCGCCGCCATCCGCGAAACCTTCACGGAAACGTCGAATATCCTGAAGATATTCCTCGGCTCGATTGCCGCCATCTCGCTGCTGGTCGGCGGGATCGGGGTCATGAACATCATGCTGGTCTCGGTGACAGAGCGTACCCGCGAGATTGGCATCCGTATGGCAACCGGCGCGCGGGCGCGCGATATCCTCACCCAGTTCATCGTCGAGGCGCTGGTCGTCTCGGCGCTCGGCGGTCTGATCGGCATCGCCCTCGGTCTCGGCATCGGCGGCATCGCCCAGGCGTTGGGTATCGCGGTGACCTTCTCCGCCGGCCCGGTCCTCCTTGCCTTTGCCAGCGCCTTCCTGACCGGCCTCGTCTTCGGTTACCTGCCGGCTCACAACGCCTCGCGCCTGCAGCCGGCTGTGGCGCTTGCTTCCGTGTGAAAGGCCGGGAATTGTTTCCCGGAACCCCTCTCGGACGGGGAGGTGCCCGGCAGCGCGGAGGAGGGAGAGGCAATTTCCGCAATCAAGGGACAAACGCCGCAAGCCTTTGATTTGATGAATGCCCGCGATAGAGTGCCAGCGCACATCCATGCCTGCCATATCGGATAGAACCATGATCCTTCAGGGAAAACGCATTCTCCTCATCATCTCCGGCGGCATCGCGGCCTATAAGATCCTCGATCTCATCCGTCGCCTTCGGGAGCGCGGCGCATCCGTCCGCCCGGTGATGACGGCGGGCGCGCAGGCTTTCGTAACGCCGCTTGTCGTTGGCGCTTTGGCGGCCGACAAGGTGTTTACCGAACTCTTTTCCCGCGAGGACGAGCAGGATGTCGGCCATATCCGGTTGGCCCGCGATTGCGACCTCGTGCTGATCGCGCCAGCAACGGCCAACCTGATGGCGAAGATGGCAAGCGGCCTCGCCGATGATCTCGCCTCAACGATCCTGTTGGCGACCAACCGGCCGGTGCTCGCCGCACCCGCCATGAACCCGAAGATGTGGGCGCATCCCGCCACCCGCCGTAACCATGCGACGCTCGTCGGTGACGGCATCCGCTTCGTCGGCCCGGCCTCCGGAGAGATGGCCGAAAGCGGCGAGAAGGGGGAAGGCCGCATGGCCGAACCGCTCGAGATCGTCGCCGCCGTCGAAACCTTGCTCGATACCGGTGACAAGCCGCTCGCCGGCAAGAAAGCCATCGTCACCTCCGGCCCCACCCATGAGCCGATCGATCCCGTGCGCTATATCGCCAACCGCTCGTCAGGCAAGCAAGGCCATGCGATCGCCGCCGAGTTGTCCCAGCTTGGCGCTGAGGTGACGCTGGTCTCCGGCCCCGTCATCATTCCCGATCCCAAGGGTGTCAAGGTCATTCATGTCGAGCGGGCTGAAGAGATGCGTGATGCGGTGCTGTCAGCCCTGCCGGCCGATATTGCCGTCATGGTTGCCGCCGTCGCCGACTGGCGCGTGGCATCCGCCGCGGGCAACAAGATCAAGAAGCAGCCCGGCGAAACCCCACCGTCGCTGCTGCTTACGGAAAACCCGGATATCCTGAAAACAGTAGGTCATCACGCCCAACGCCCCAAGCTGGTCGTCGGCTTTGCCGCAGAAACACAGAATGTCGCGGAAAACGGCCGCTCCAAGCTGGAGCGCAAGGGGGCGGATTACATCATCGCCAATGACGTTTCGCCGGAAACCGGCATCATGGGCGGCGACCGCAACCGGGTGAAGGTCATTGGCAAGGCCGGCGACGAGGACTGGCCGGAGATGGACAAACAATCAGTCGCGGAAAAGATCGCCCGGCTGATCGCCTCACATTTTGCGTGAGAAGGCCCGGTTGTTGGAAACCGCATGCTGCGTCTGCGGACTGGCATCGCGGCCACCGGTGCCGAACAGCCGGACATCGACACCGTTTTCGCCGACAATGACGGCGGTCCCATCCGGGATTTCCACCCAGGCATTGTCGTCGTCGTTCAGCGGCTCGGAAACGAGGCAATAGCCGCCGCTTGGTCCCATCGGCGCAGCATAAAGCGTTGGTGCGCGCCAATCGGAGGCATAGCGCACGGCATAGAGATCACGGCCGTCGGAGAAGGCGGCGGTGAAACGCACCAGCGTCTGCAGCTCCAGATGCTCGGATAGCCGCTCGACGAAGGCAAGCGTCTCGGCCATCGCGCCGAGCGGATCGTGCTCCAGACCGAATTGTAGCGCCAAAAGAAACAGCAGTTCGCTGTCGGTCGTGCCGGTGCGGGCCGCATAGAGATCGTTGTCGAGCATCGCCTCCATCGGCCGCCGCAGCTGCTCGAAATCGCCGATCTGGCCGTTGTGCATGAACGACCAGCGGCCATGGACGAAGGGATGGCAATTGTCGCGTCGCGTGCCGCCGCCGGTCGCGGCGCGCACATGGGCGAGGAAGAGGGGCGAGCGGATCTGGCGGGCGATGCTTCTGAGGTTGCAGTCCGACCACGCCGGCAGGATATCGCGGTAGCGGCCGGGCTCCGGATGGTCGCCATACCAGGCGATGCCGAAACCGTCGCCATTGGTTGCTGTCTTGGCGCGGGTGGCGCAATGGGACTGCTCGATCAGCGAATGGGCCGGCGATGTCACCAGATCTTCCAGATAGAGCGGTTCCCCGCGATAGGCTGCCCAGCGGCACATGATCGGAACTCCAGCTTGGCAGCGAAAGAGCTGCCATTGACGGTCGGTTAACCATGATTTCATCTGATCATTCAACGCAAAACCGTAAAAATGCGTTAACGATCACTCC
This genomic stretch from Pararhizobium capsulatum DSM 1112 harbors:
- a CDS encoding MacB family efflux pump subunit, coding for MAPIISLKDIRKTFVNGDVAVDVLRGVSLDIRAGEFVAIVGASGSGKSTLMNILGCLDTPTGGQYLLEGEDVSDLDADELAARRRQLFGFVFQSYNLVPTATAQENVEIPAIYAGMPGADRRARAETLLTSLNLGERLDHLPSQLSGGQQQRVSIARALMNGGQIILADEPTGALDSQSGRDVMATLRRMNGEGHTVIIITHAPELAEAADRVIEISDGRITADRMTGNVHRMARGVVKPAVKAKGTAAISTDLAEAVRMSFRALKSNLFRTVLTLLGIVIGVSSVVAMLAIGTGAQDQVLSRISAMGSNLLVVRPNMSNFRGGEGGSIVSLIPSDADAILNLPNISFAVPEMQSTLTVRAGNKDTQTTVNGTVPQFTTAKSWEVEDGAFIEKADMDSYASVAVLGRTVADALFPDGADPLGQYILIKNIPFQVIGVMAKKGATAGGNDQDDTVLVPLSTGNLRLFGARNVRSITVQVKDDGAINVTQDQIQALLDERHNRQDTQITNLAAIRETFTETSNILKIFLGSIAAISLLVGGIGVMNIMLVSVTERTREIGIRMATGARARDILTQFIVEALVVSALGGLIGIALGLGIGGIAQALGIAVTFSAGPVLLAFASAFLTGLVFGYLPAHNASRLQPAVALASV
- the coaBC gene encoding bifunctional phosphopantothenoylcysteine decarboxylase/phosphopantothenate--cysteine ligase CoaBC produces the protein MILQGKRILLIISGGIAAYKILDLIRRLRERGASVRPVMTAGAQAFVTPLVVGALAADKVFTELFSREDEQDVGHIRLARDCDLVLIAPATANLMAKMASGLADDLASTILLATNRPVLAAPAMNPKMWAHPATRRNHATLVGDGIRFVGPASGEMAESGEKGEGRMAEPLEIVAAVETLLDTGDKPLAGKKAIVTSGPTHEPIDPVRYIANRSSGKQGHAIAAELSQLGAEVTLVSGPVIIPDPKGVKVIHVERAEEMRDAVLSALPADIAVMVAAVADWRVASAAGNKIKKQPGETPPSLLLTENPDILKTVGHHAQRPKLVVGFAAETQNVAENGRSKLERKGADYIIANDVSPETGIMGGDRNRVKVIGKAGDEDWPEMDKQSVAEKIARLIASHFA
- a CDS encoding class II glutamine amidotransferase, with translation MCRWAAYRGEPLYLEDLVTSPAHSLIEQSHCATRAKTATNGDGFGIAWYGDHPEPGRYRDILPAWSDCNLRSIARQIRSPLFLAHVRAATGGGTRRDNCHPFVHGRWSFMHNGQIGDFEQLRRPMEAMLDNDLYAARTGTTDSELLFLLALQFGLEHDPLGAMAETLAFVERLSEHLELQTLVRFTAAFSDGRDLYAVRYASDWRAPTLYAAPMGPSGGYCLVSEPLNDDDNAWVEIPDGTAVIVGENGVDVRLFGTGGRDASPQTQHAVSNNRAFSRKM